In the Pogona vitticeps strain Pit_001003342236 chromosome 2, PviZW2.1, whole genome shotgun sequence genome, TAATAAGAACTGAACAGTTATTTTTCTTTAATCACTGCCGATTTGGAGATGTTTTGTTATTGACATCATTAGGAGAAACATTTTTATGACATGtcatatattttttcctgcaacctatgttttgagcttatgggtgggtttgaacatgtgtATGAATAATCTGGTGAGCAAAGCCAGATTACTCCTAAACATGTTTGAATTTGTTTATGGATTCAAaggtaggttgcagagaaaatgtgaaatgtcatagaattACTCTCCCTTATTATCTTATTTCGGTTGTTGGGCAGCAACTATCACCTCCGTCTCGTTTGGATTCAGCTTCAATTTGTTTACTTATGGCATGCCTACTTTACTATATTTACACATATATTTATACAAACATATATttactatatttatttttttatcatttGTCTTGTTTTCCTGCATCAATTCTCCCCTGCATCACAGTGATAAATTGAAGTGCAGGGAATATTTGTGACTGCCAACAATTtacttcttgttttttgttttgttttgttttcattccaaCAGTTGTTGAATGTGGGGAAAGGTGTCAGCAGAAGGAGACgtagaaacagagaaaaaagaggtgggggaaaaagggaactaaattgaaagaggaagaatCAGGCCTTTGCTTCTCAAGGCAGTGGATCACCGTGAAATCAGAATTTTCGGAAATTACAAAACAAGAGAGAAGGACAATGAATCAAAACCCTGTAGGTAAGAAACATTTCAGTTCTTATGCAAGTTTTCAAACACACTGCAAAACCTACAAAGACAAAAAACCACATCAGTGCTTAGAGTATGGAAGGAGTTTCCATGAGAGCTCACATCTGACTTCCCATCCAAGAAAACATGCCgaagagaaaccgtacaaatgcttaGAATGTGGCAAGACCTTCAGCTTGAAAACCAGCCTCAGTCggcatcagagaactcacacggGGGAAAAACCGTACAGCTGCTTGGAGTGCGGAAAAAGCTTTCCCGTGAGCACCAGTCTGACCTCTCATCAAATCACTCACACAAGGGAGAAGccgtataaatgcttggaatgtgggaaaagcttcagttttAACAAAAGCCTCAACAGACATAAAAGatctcacacaggggagaaaccccaTCGATGttcagagtgtggaaagagcttccagGTGAGGACAAATCTTGCTCTCCATCGTAGGagtcacacaggagagaaaccctataaatgctccGAGTGTGGCAAGAGCTTCAGCTTCAACAAAAGCCTCATTCggcatcagagaactcacacaggggagaagccgtaCAAGTGCTGGCAGTGCGAAAAAAGCTTCCATTTGAGCACCAGCCTCACATCTCATCAAAGGATCCATACCgaggagaaaccgtataaatgtgtGGAATGCGAGAAGAGTTTTCAGTGGGGCACCAGTTTGGCTTTTCATCAGAGAACTCactcaggagagaaaccgtatcaATGCTTggattgtggaaagagcttcagcttAAAAGCAAACCTCAAAAGGcatcagagaattcacacaggggagaaaccgtaccaGTGCTTggagtgcggaaagagcttcagtttgAACACAAACCTCGCAAggcatcaaagaacccacacggGAGAAAAACCGTATCAGTGcttggaatgcggaaagagcttcggGAGGAAAACCAACCTGAGTAGGCACCAAACAACACATACACTGGAGAAGCCCTACAAATGTTTGGAGTGTGGGAAAAACTTCAGTAGAAACTCAAACCTCCATAGACATCAAAGGAACTCacacaagaaagaaaatgtataaatGTTCAGAGTGTAGGAATAAGTTTATTTCAAGGACAcgcttcattttctctctctttcttttttaaatcaactCACATAATGGAAAAAACTGTTATGGACATTGGTGTGTGGAGCAACTTTGAGAGGAAGTTTATCTCACAGGAAATGCcaaaagacagaggaagaacagTAGAAATGTTTGGTGCAAAGAAAGACCCCATGCAAACCTCACAGCTTAAACATCACACAGAGAGTTAACCACATAGAGTTCTGACATGTGGGAGAAATTTCGGTGTTGACACAGTTCTTACTTCTCATGAGATAAAAATGGTTATGTTGGCAACTCTGGACCTAAAATAGGGGGAAAACAGCACCAGAAATTATCAGGACCTCTTATCCTGTTCCACTCCACAAAAGACAACTTTATTAAACCATTCACAAACTATTTGGAATTGTAAGGTAAAGGGTACTCTGAAGAAATTAAAGAACAGGCAGAACTAAATGAGCACATTTAGTCAACTTGAACTGCTGGCACAGACGGATTAAGGGGGATACATTTATGCATAAGAAGGTGTTTATTTCATGTTGACTGCTGAATCTTGCCACAAAATTATGTAGGTATCCTATGAACAAAATCTTGCTGTCCGTAACAAATAGATCCTGAATGATTAATTTAACAAGAGTCTACTCTGAATCGGGAAGTTTTAATTGGGGAAGTTTATGTGAATCCTTGTCTACAAGGAATGGCTCTCTCACACCATGTAGCCGACTGAATTATAGGGATAGTAAACCAAGTTACACTCTACCAGGAGAGACTCTCAATGTTATGATTGTTATTGTTGCACTTCTTTGTTAAGTTAATTAGAATACAGATGTTGTAAGCATGTGATATGATGATATAATTTCCAGAACAGACTTGGATAATGGACAAATTAGATGTGATGTCCCTTAATATAAAAAGGACTGTGTctcctgcaaaaaaacaaaacaaacccctaAAACAATAATGGATGCTTTCAGTTTTTCTGGGATTTCAGTGGACAACAACAAGAATAAAGATAGgggtggtttttattttaattaaatagtttttttaagatatcaaataaaatacagtattagatTTCTCTATTGATTctcattttcaaaaacaaaactaaatgtCATCATGTGTATGGCGAGCTAATTCTAAGCTTTAAAGTTTcctaaaaattaattaaaagattcagaatctcctttcttgtagttTGAACCCCTTGGTTTAAGGCTTAGGTTCTGGATCAGCAGAAAGCAAGTTTTCTGcgtgacagcccttcagatattgaaAGATGGCTGCCACGTCCCCATCTCCAATGTCTTTTCTTCAGCCCATGTTCATCCAACTTCCTCCATCGTTCTTCAGCTAACCAATAATTGCAGAGTGAGCCGGCACCTAAAAGACCCCATGGATATCAGGTTTTTCTAAAACCTCCTGAAGTCCTCCAGATTTCATAAAACAATTGTTCTGATTCAGTAAAATGGACCTGTCCACACATATGAAGGAGGACGTGAAAGGACAGGGATAGGCTTGGTCTACAACTTggggggcctgggttcaaatcccctttaAGCTATGGAAACTAACTGCTGGATAGATGAGCAGACCTTCCCCAAATTATGCTCTTTCTACCCCACTTGGTTCCTGTCTTTACCTAACCGCATCCAAAGGGGACCACATTCAAAGGAGACATTAATTTCTGAGTCAATAAACAAAATTGTGGCTCCTTTGAGACTTACAGATTTGGATCCATGGGACataatcccacttcttcaggccgCGGGTTATATACACAGAGAATGGGTGGCTCTTAGGCAGTTAATTAACTTTGGAAGTGACAACGGTATTACGAATGGAACCTTTAGAGTTTTGAAGGTTCACCAGAACCTATACCATTGCACTATTGTCTATGCAATCAATATTGTGtagtttttaattttcatttgtatatgtttatttcatttttatagcCCATCTGGttgaaggccactctgggtggtttacatatgaAAAACAACAATCAACAGCCATGAGACAAAAATTAACTACATAGTTAACTAGCTAACTACATAGTCAAGAtcatcataaaataaaaatacatttttaaaaaatccactgcctttctcccttccttagAAAATGACACAAgttcccccctttttctccccAGGACCAAACATATCTTAGAACTGCTGTTGCtttaaaacaccccccccccaaaaaaaaaacatgtagaaCAGTTTTCAAGATTCAAGGTATTTGGGTAGAAAAGTGTTCTGTAGACTGAGGAATATATGTTCTGAAAGCATCTCTCCACCCCTCCCGTTTTTGTTTTGGTTCCCGTGGATATCAGGTTTTTCTAACACCTCCTGAAGTCCTCCAGATTTCATAAAAAGAATTGTTCAGATTCAGTAAAATtgatccttttgtttctttttaatgatgaaatacaaggggggggggcagggggaagagaagcagttttaaaaaccctgaaattCAAATGCCAAATCTGGAGGGGGGAATCATCTCCCTGGAGATATCTCTGGGCAACAAGTGATTTCAAGACTTTGGAAGTCAATGCTGTCAGTTCTAACAAACCCTGGGaaattcacaaaaaaacaaaacgagTTCTTAGACGAGAGGAGGACCCGCCCGCcggtgggggcgggggagggagtTTTCTCGGTGGCGAGGCTCGGAGCCGACGTCATCAGCCCGCGCCATCTCTGGCTGTGAGGTTGCCAAGGCAACCCAGTGGCATGACGAGACGTCCACAGGGAGAAGACAGAGTAGGGGGGGCGGTGGCAGTTTTTAAACAGTGGCAATAAGGCTGTGGTCCTCCATGAAAAGCGAAGAGGAGGAAGAGTCGGGACTGGCCAAGGTGGCAGGCCCGGACGCAGCTACCCTCCCCCGCCCGGCCATtatgtactttgggcacatcatgagaaaaaaaaacaccacacacacaccctggggtTACGACTCAGGAGCCCGGGGTTACgactcaggagccctgggttcgaatccctccGCTCTCACTCACTGGAAGAGTGGCCctggcaaagccactccttaaatatctcactcgcCTTGAAAGCCCCCCCCCGTTCCTCTTGTTGGTAAAAACAACATAAagattaaaaagttttaaaagacaaaaaaaaagaggtggcactttaaagacgtatttttttttaatgtgagcttttgcagaATGAGCGATCTCTGaaacgtcctgtcctcaactgtcctaCTCGGCTGGTACAAAGCTGATCTTGTGGTTTCTTTAgaggagtctgtccatctcatatttggtcttttttcctgctgccttccacccttcccagcatgatggccttttccagagaatcctgccttctcatgatgtgttcaAAGTAGAACAGcatcagcttcaacatttttgcctccagatatagtttaGAGTAGATTTTATCTAGGATCCCCtttctttatctttctggcagtccagagtatccacatgttctactccagcaccacatttcaaacaaatcaggtccccccccccagtcagctttcttaactgtccaggtttcacacctatacatggtgactggaaatacaagagtgtggatgatcttaggGTCGATataagtcggttccgacttgatgacacataacaacgaCCATTATGTTCGTAGCGAAATCTACGAGGGGAGAAATCTGGAAGTCTCCAGCCAAAAAGAGGACAGAGCAAGGTTTCAGTGGTTTGTAACACATTGCCATTAGCAATTAATACAGACACACTGCGTCAATCATTCGCTGGGTCTATGCACCATTCACAACAGCTGCCTCCCACATTTTTAATGGGTGCCTAACAAATTCCAGGAAGGGCTTTGATGAAGAATTTGGATTTGCGACTTAACATAATCACATCTCTCCACGGATTAGACTGTTgaggaaaaaagtaacttcttcagccCCTCGATCCCTACTGAGAGCTGTTGCCTAATTTTGTAGGGGTTCAGAAGATCATGGATGAAGTGGGTGAGAGAGATGTAGATAGACTGGGGCTCATGAAGGACAGGGATATAACAAAGTACAATAGGATGGCCGTCCCTCCCCACCATCCTATAAGCATCTGGAAAGACCCCAGATGGATATGTTTTTCATTTATGGTTCTCTGCAGTGACAGAATAGAACTGTGGAAGTCACCCACCTGCCCCCTAGAAAAGACATAGCCAGGAGTTGGGAGGGGGCATATAATTTGAGAGCTGTTACTTCCTTCCCCACCTCTGTATTCTTCTGCCTGTGATTTATCTGTGAATAAAAATGTAGGTTCCCTTCATCTCTTCTCCAAAACCCAGTCAGGTGTCTTGAGTTGCCGCCTTTTGCTTAGTATGGTTGCTGTGTGATTACGACAACGAATATCTGCATGCAGtcacatcaattctgacttatggcaacccttttcagggttttccaggcaaagaagtggtttcccatcccattcttctgggggtacccagggactgtgcagcttgcccaaggtcacccaggcagGCTTTTCTCATGGGAGgcaatcaagctcccaacctctggctctgcagctggatactaaaccagagctatccagccagctgtgtgAATTTGACCAGGCTGAAATTCAACAGGGGAAGGGCAGCTTTTGCATCAGTGTATCCTCCTCCCAAAAAGCTGCAccatgtgatttccccccccccccccccttgtgatcACTGCTGTTTCAACAGAAatccttggactgcagcttttggggtgtgtgtaaTATACCTAATGGAGTACAGTACTGCATGGTGGAATTAAAACAGGCTCTAGAAAAAGTCTAGTGACATATGCAGCTAATTTGATAATTTATTCAGATCACAACTGTGAATAACATTCATGAAATTAAGGGCAACTACACACAAAACATCAGaggaaaatatttcttaaaaatacaACATTGTTGTTAAATGAAAAGTGCAGTGTAGAACACTGCACTTTTAATTTAATATAAAGCATTATGTTAATGTTATaacatgcaaaaataataattgataATAATCTTTGGCCAAAGACAGTCAGACGGACAGACCTATAGCTATTTATTCCAAAGTAAAATGTTTCAGAAAACTCAGTGGAATGTGAAGGAAGATTAACCCAGGAAAAGTCAAGACAGGAaaatgtggcggggggggggggggttgtaaaaTAGGATTATGAAATCTGAGCCTCACAGGAAGGGGGGCTGGATTAAAAGGAGAAAGTAATAGCATTTTTAGAAAGCAAATTTTTATCAAAGCAGTCCATGAACCGTATTCTAGCCCAAGAAAGGTTTGAATTCTGATGACAGGCATACAATCTCTCAAAAGTACATAACCCACAGTAAAACCTCAGTCTCCtctcaaaagaaaattaaatccGGACcccagaacaggaaaaaaaaacctctcaaaaAAGTAGCTGTGAAGGAGATCAACCAAGTGAGCCATCCTccatgaaaaacaaaccagaggtGACAGACGGCTGCGTTGTAGGGGAGTTGATGAAAATAGTTGAGGGAGAAATGGGGAGGAATAAGGCAGTAGAAGTGTTTCTagcagaaggaagagagaagcagaagtgGGTGGAGTTGGACTTAATGAGGTGGGatgagataaaagaggaggagaggaaagagaaagggggagaaggaggaaaagatgaCAAGAGTACACAGACGGAGAAAGTGGAATTATCAAGGTACTAACCAATAGAGTTGGTGAGAGGATTTCCTAACTTAAGAACGGGAGGAGGACTGTTACTTGATCTCCCACGCTTGCTAGAAAGGGATAAGACAAGAGGGAAAGAAGTATGGAATATGGCAACGGTGCCACCGGTCCAGGATTTGGGGAAGAGAGAGACCATTAGTGGTACCAACAGTTACCTTCCCTATCTAGAGGGGGATTATGTGAAGCATCCCTGCTGCAGGACGGCATGTGCGGTCTTGAGTTATCCAGTGCGGAACCCAGTAGGGGCAAGTCCATTTGGGATGGAGAAGTAACAAAAGACACAAGAGCCACAGACTTTAATAAGGTTAAAAGTTATAAGTTGTTGCCGGAGTTGGATGACTTTGACCCATTCTCTGTTGGAGTTCatgacattaaaaagaataaagaaccgTTATTTGGACCATTGGCATCGTCTCCATCTGTTTTTCCCGCTGAAAAGGAGAGCCCGCCCACCAGTgacaaagaacccaatcacagtagcattatataaaaagagaaaaaagttagTTGGAAAAGAGCACACCCATACTGAAGTGCAAGTTcttttggtgagccaactccccCATAAGCTCCAccaattcaaatgggcctactctgtagtaagtcacaagtggAGTAGGCCCATccaaatcaatggagcttatggaggagttgactcaccaaatccctactgattcaatggatctatccATGTTGGATGATACccggtgtggtgtggtggatagagtgatggatcagGACTTAGGCTGTATGGGTTCAAATCATgcaagctcactgggggtgtgtggaactggtaaaaccttaaaTACCATACtaaccttgaaacccctattaggatTGGTATatgttccaacttgatggcacagaactatAGTAACTCCTGTTGGGAatcactgtgctaagcaacaaaatttttTTAGTCTACATGTACATATTTCTCTTCAGTACCCCCAAAATAGCAATGAAATAACCTCAACTATTTCCACCTAACTATTGCATTCTCGAGTGCTTAGATCTCCTGTTCTCCGATTTTCCTTCTGTGCCTGTTGAGATTTCTGTGGCAGCCGAACGtctttccacactccaagcattaGCACGGTTTCTCCTCGGTATGAATCCTTTGACGAGAAGCGAGACCTCCGTGGTCACAGACGCTCTTTCCACACTTAGCACATGTATATGGCTTTTCActtgtgtgtgttctttgatggaTGCTGAGTTTCAAATTGCACATAAAacactttccacactccaggcactgATAGGGTTTCTGCCCCGTGTGAGTCCTCCTGTGCCTGCTGAGGTTTCCATGGCAGCTGAACttctttccacactccaagcattcGTAGGGTTTCTCCCCGGTATGCATCCTTTGGTGAGAAGTGAGACCTCCACGGTCACAGAAGCTCCTCCCACACTTCAAGCACACATAAGGTTTTTCTtttgtgtgagttctttgatgaatGCTAAGTTTTGAATTGCGTGCAAAgcactttccacactccaggcagtGGTAGGGTTTCTGCCCTGTGTGAGTCCTCTGATGTGTCTTGAGGCTTGTATTGAaactgaaggtctttccacagtccaggcatttatatggtttctcccctgtatgggtccGTTGATGATAAATCTGGCTTTCGTTGGTGGAGAAACgtttcccacactccaagcatttatacggcttctcccctgtgtgagttctttggtgtCTGGCGAGATTTCCCTTCatgctgaagctcttcccacactccaggcatttatatggCTTTTCTTCTGTGTGGGTTTTCTGATGCCTGTTCAGATTAGCTTTCtctctgaagctctttccacacttcaAGCATGTATAtgttttctctcctgtgtgagttcgttGGTGTCTAACAAGATTGGCCTGCACcgtgaagctcttcccacactgcAAGCACAGGTAAGGTCTTTCCCCTGTGTGAACTATCTGATGTCTCCCGAGCTTCGTTTTTgaactgaagttctttccacaatTCAGACATTCGTACGGTCCTTCTTCCATGTGTGTTCTCTGATGTGAGTGGAGGCTTCGACTCTGACCAAAGCTTTTACCACACTTTAGGCATCTGTAgggcttctctcccgtgtgggtccTCTGATGGCAAATGAGGCTTCCATTTGTACTGAAGCTCTCAGCACAAGCCAAGCACTGAAATAACTTCTCTCCTGTGGTACAAGAAAATAAGTTACAAGGGTACCGAAACACCACGGGCGACAGATAATTTAAACATAGTGCCTGAAAATCCTGTTGTTGTAAGTTACTCTGCATAAGGCACATGATGTCATCTTCTCAACCGCGTGTAGCctctatactgtatttttctgtgtataagatgtgcccatgtataagaccccctcccacttttctaacccagaattaagaaatctaagggggcttagcaagtggaaggggaaagcagagatcaaagcaccGCAgcatcgctttgatccctgctttcctctttctAGCTAagccatgtataagatgatcctcaaattttagtctaaagcaggggtctcaaacatgtggcccaggggccatttgcagcccaccggatgatagcttgtggcccccgccttgcctgcccccccgacacgtcctctgctgtcaagagttttttttaaaaagcctcgcctccctcaccggctctctcccaagacagcgcctcttccaccctccatctggaactggaGCCTGCCAGCCAGtccacctgtctgccggctggcaggttgcagtttctggatggagggtgcaagaggcgctgtcttgggagagagccggcaagcgaggtgTGCTGCCGGCCCTTATCCCCAAGTGCCCAAGCTgccaccgagcgatgcctgagagcagagctcgcttcCGGCCCGTCCTTGAAAAGGGcccccaagccaccaacagcagctgctgccgccgcctcttccagggaagcagctctctggctctttttctctcttgagGCGGCCGCCTCAGCCcctggtggtgcttcctccttctcctcttcatcctgcttcagccgccttggctctggaggctgcctgggctcgcctcataAAGTGTGCTCCTCTGtcgtggctgctgctgctgagtgtgcctttttttgacgggggccctcagaggaaggttgccggatctcccttcctccctctctccctctgtgtgtgcgcACCTTTGGGGGCCcctgccctgttctgtttaagccgcccagagatctttggcaaggtgaattctgtgaagatttttaaaattttatgtcgtgTCCTCCTCCCCCCGCTAGACGGtcaccggcgctccctcccttctctgcttcttcatccttttgctgctggtggtggtg is a window encoding:
- the LOC110070926 gene encoding uncharacterized protein LOC110070926, which gives rise to MNQNPVGKKHFSSYASFQTHCKTYKDKKPHQCLEYGRSFHESSHLTSHPRKHAEEKPYKCLECGKTFSLKTSLSRHQRTHTGEKPYSCLECGKSFPVSTSLTSHQITHTREKPYKCLECGKSFSFNKSLNRHKRSHTGEKPHRCSECGKSFQVRTNLALHRRSHTGEKPYKCSECGKSFSFNKSLIRHQRTHTGEKPYKCWQCEKSFHLSTSLTSHQRIHTEEKPYKCVECEKSFQWGTSLAFHQRTHSGEKPYQCLDCGKSFSLKANLKRHQRIHTGEKPYQCLECGKSFSLNTNLARHQRTHTGEKPYQCLECGKSFGRKTNLSRHQTTHTLEKPYKCLECGKNFSRNSNLHRHQRNSHKKENV